The Candidatus Poribacteria bacterium genome contains the following window.
CCCAAGGCCCCATAGGCGCGAACGTGCCTCGCCTCAATTGCGATAACCTTTTTAAACAGGGAGACGGCTTCGAGATACTCCTCCTTCATCAGAGAAATTAAGCCGAGTCTGTAAATGACTTGAACGTCCGTTGCGTCGTATCTGATGACCAGTTTGTAGTGTGGCTCGGCGGCTGTATAACGTCGTTGTTTCCAGTAGGCACCCGCAAGATCGCGATGCACAGACAGTTGAGATGGCATGCCCTTTTCCCAATTTAAAGAAGTAAGTGCCGCCTGATAGTGCCGAATCGCCTCTCCAAACTGCCCTGTGTTCTCATACACCGTTGCAAGATTCGCATGGACATTTGAGAAAAAAGTGTCGTAATCCGAAGGATTCAGCCGTCCGTGAGATTCGCCATCTGTTTTATTCTTTTTAAACTGAAGTGCCGTTCGGCAGGCACGGATCGCTGCAGCCGTCTGTCCGGTTTCATAATAGAGCTGTCCCATATAGTTATAAGCCTGCGCTTTCAAGTAGGCTATCTCGTCGGCACTTCTCTCCTTCTGAACCTCTATATCCGTGTCGAGTAGCGATACGAGGTGTTCTAATGCTGCTAAGGCTTCCGCGTGCCGGGACGCATAGAGGAGTGATACGCCATAGTCGAACCAGACCTTTATATCTTTCTGTGCGTCTGAGATAAGCGTCTCAAATTCAGCGACCGCTTTCCGGTAATTGCCCTCCGACATATAACGTCTGCCGCGTTCCGCATATAGCGGAGCAGTGACACCCGCTTTAAGCACGTCCCACCATAGCGGATCTATCAACTCACCGTATTGACTGGGGTTCCGGGCTGCCTGCGCGTGCTGTTTCGCTGTTTGGGTATCTCCCAGTGCAATAGCGACCTGTGCCATGAGTGCGTGCGCTTCACTTTGCCCTGGATTCAAGCGGAGTGCCTTCTCTAAATGCGTTCGAGCGAGTTCCAACTGCTGTTTTGCAAGTGCGATTTCTCCGAGCCAGAGCTCAGAGAATGGATTGTTCGGTTGGAGATGTTGTGCGAGTTCCAAATGTTGCTGTGCTTCATCGAACCTCCCCAAAATACGGAGCGCAGAAGCGAGATAGAGATGTGCGGGGGCAGATGTTGAATCCAAGGTAAGCGCACGGGTGAGGTGTTTCACAGCCGCCTCGGGTTGACGCTGTTTCGTCAGACGTCCGAGCAGGTAGAGCCACTTGAATTCATTGGGCGCGAGTCTGGTTGCTTGACGATAACACGGTATCGCTGGCATCTCCCACCCGTGGCTGAGGTAGACATGCCCGAGGTGTCCCCATACCTCCGCAGTATTCGGAGACTTCCGAACCGCTTTTTGAGCGTTTTCAATCGCCGCTATCAGCGGTTTTTCCTCAACCAAGTCAAGATCCGCGGGTTCGGGAATAGTCGTCAGTACGGATTTTTTTTCAAAAAATCCTTTCAGTTGTCGGTTGTCAGTAACCAGAAGTTTCTCATCTGTGACGACTCTCTTTAACTGACTGCTAATTTCACCAACCGCAAAAATAGGGGCACCGACCAGTATGAAAAGAAAAAAGATAAGCGTTTTAAGGAAACTTATCCCCTGTCTAATTGGATACTTTAATGGTATTATAACGGAAACGCAGCCTGTAACGAAGTGGAAGGCGGATTTACGTCGAAAAACGCCATTAGCAAAAAATATCTGACCGAACCGCAAGGAATAATTAAAAAACAGTTTCTTCAAAAAGATACCCCCTTTCCTTGATAAACCACCACACGCTGATTGATACTCGCGCCGGGAAACCTTTCACGACTGCCATCTTGCCAGTGGACCTCAATGGTCTGAATTGCATCGATCTCCCCTAACCCGAAATGCACGCTCGGTTCACTGCTGCTGAGATAACTCGTCCCCGAGAGCACGTATCCCGTCAATACACGTGAGGGTGTTTGGAGCGTTACGTGCGCGCCAAGGGCATCGCGATTCTGGGTGATTGCCTGCACGGAAAGATAGTGGTGTTGTGGCGGCGGGGCATCGTTTCGGAAAAAGCGGAGTCGATTGTCGAGACCGCTCACTACCATATCGATATCGCCATCTCTATCAATATCGCCGAAAGCCATTCCGCGGCTGACTTCAATCCGTCTCGTGAAATCAGGCGCCCGTGAACTCACATCGGTGAATGAGTGTTTTTGCTTGGGTGTTTTCTCTCCGCCTACAGGCGTTGTCTGAGAATTTTGGAAGAGAAGGTTCGGTTCAGCGTAGAAGTCCCAGAATTCACCCGTGTTTGCACTCTCAAGGACAGGACCCCGCTTCACCCGACCGTTGACGAGTGCGATGTCCAGATCGGCATCATTGTCGAAGTCCACGAAACCGCACCCAAATCCTGTAAAAGGTAAATCCCGTCCGGCGAATCCCGCCATCTCCGTCATATCAACGAATACAGAGAAGGTAGAAGTCGTATAAAATGTATTTGTTTCACCCGACAAGTGTGTTAGGAATAGGTCGGGACGCGTATCACCGTTGACATCCCCGACGGCGATACCCATGCTTCCTTCAGGTTGACCATAAGCGTTGAACGCTAGACCGTGCAGTATGGCTTCTTCAGTAAAGGTGCCGTCCTTCTGATTCACCCAGAGCTGGTTGGCTTCGCCGTCGTTGGCGACATAAAAATCCGCCCAACCATCGCCTGTCAGATCAAGACATACAACACCGAGCCCTCTACCGGGCATCGCGGCGATTCCCGTCTGTTCGGATACATCTGTAAATGTGCCGTCGCCATTGTTTCGGAATAACCGATCCGCGGCGGGTTCAAAAACCTGTGGATTGCAGTAATCCGGGGCACCATGTTTTCCACGACAGACCGTCTCTGGATCGAACTGAACGTAGTTGGCGACATAGAGATCGAGGTGCCCGTCCCTGTCATAATCGCCAAAGGTCGCAGATGTTCCCCACGCATCATTTGAGAGTCCTGCTTCCTGTAAAGCAAACGTCCCATCACCGTTGTTACGGTGGAAGACATCAGCCCCGTAGTTCGTCACATAGACATCCTTATCCCCATCATTGTCCACATCACCGATTGCGACCCCCTGTCCGTAGCCTTCATGTCCGATACCAGCAGTTTCCGTAACGTCAACAAACGTTCCATCGCTTTGTTGTCGAAAAAGTCGGTTCGGCGCGGGAGTATCCTCTTCCGCAGCGGGTGGAAATCGGACATGTAGAACATCCAGCACGCCATCGTTATCGTAATCAAACAGTGCAACCCCACTCCCGATGACTTCCGGTAGGGCGTAAGTCCCTGCCTGCCAAGGGGTTTCTGCCTGTGTGAAACCGAGTGCAGCGGTCACTTCTGTAAAAAAGGGTTTATCCGTTTCCGCTTGTGCTGTCCATAAACAGAGTGTGATGAGGATGAGTGTTATAGCGTATGGCTTCGTAAACATAGCCATGACAAACTCCGTTATCTATCCGCAAGGTTTTTAATGTATGGGTTTCATACCGATTCGCTGCACTTACGCTCTGTTCTTTTGTGTTCCGAAACCGTGAGCCTGCAACATCGGCGCAGGCGGGTATGAGGGAGGCACATTAATGTCGAAACACACGTTATTCCTCCGCAAGGTAAAATTAAAAATGCTAATGACCACGGGACCCGCGTAACAACTTCTGATACGCCGCATGAGCATTCTGTGGATCGTCCTCACCATCAAGAACACGGCGCAGGCATTGGACAAAGCCTATCGGTTCATCTTCACCGAAGATGGTGCGTCCGAAGAGGATCGCGCGTCCACCGTTGCTGGTAACATTATGCGCAAGCGCGAACGTGCTCCGGGCATTTTGACGGGGACCCCCCAAGGCACCGATCACCAAGGTCGTGTCGAACTGGCACAATTCGCGCCAAACATCCGGGGTCGTATATGCGGTTTTGATAAAGCGTGGGCGTTGGTGTTTTCGGAGGTAACTCATCGTGCGGACAATAGAATCCGCCACATACATGCCCCGTTTTTCCTCATCCATCCCCGGCATTTTTACATTCGGTAAAAATACCTCTAAGAGGTGATCGAAGCCCTCAATTTCACCCACAACGTGTGCGAACTGCACATACGCTTGTAACATGCGTTCATCAGCAATCGGATCGTTGTTGAGCGTAATGGAATACAACCCAAGATTGACCCGACATTCAAGTGCCGGACCGATGAGTGCTTCACAATAGCGTTGCATGTCCTCTGGAAACACCGTCTGAAACGGCATCGACAGTCGCGAGGTATAGACACCAAACCTTGGATTCCAGATAGCCGTTTCTGAGTTCATCCGGACGATCGGCGTAATCGGTGTATCTTCAAAGAGGTTTTCTTCAAGGGCGAGGGTTTCTGCATCGGCGGGGGTCATGAGAAGCCCGTCTAATTTGCCATCTGTCACGAGGTCGCGCTGCAGTTGCAAAAATTCTGCATGCGTTCGGTAGTGCGGTTTCGGATGTTGCACTTG
Protein-coding sequences here:
- a CDS encoding tetratricopeptide repeat protein; this translates as MKKLFFNYSLRFGQIFFANGVFRRKSAFHFVTGCVSVIIPLKYPIRQGISFLKTLIFFLFILVGAPIFAVGEISSQLKRVVTDEKLLVTDNRQLKGFFEKKSVLTTIPEPADLDLVEEKPLIAAIENAQKAVRKSPNTAEVWGHLGHVYLSHGWEMPAIPCYRQATRLAPNEFKWLYLLGRLTKQRQPEAAVKHLTRALTLDSTSAPAHLYLASALRILGRFDEAQQHLELAQHLQPNNPFSELWLGEIALAKQQLELARTHLEKALRLNPGQSEAHALMAQVAIALGDTQTAKQHAQAARNPSQYGELIDPLWWDVLKAGVTAPLYAERGRRYMSEGNYRKAVAEFETLISDAQKDIKVWFDYGVSLLYASRHAEALAALEHLVSLLDTDIEVQKERSADEIAYLKAQAYNYMGQLYYETGQTAAAIRACRTALQFKKNKTDGESHGRLNPSDYDTFFSNVHANLATVYENTGQFGEAIRHYQAALTSLNWEKGMPSQLSVHRDLAGAYWKQRRYTAAEPHYKLVIRYDATDVQVIYRLGLISLMKEEYLEAVSLFKKVIAIEARHVRAYGALGVAYQELGNIPEAIGTFERVLELEPGNKVALDKLRELHELF
- a CDS encoding CRTAC1 family protein; this translates as MAMFTKPYAITLILITLCLWTAQAETDKPFFTEVTAALGFTQAETPWQAGTYALPEVIGSGVALFDYDNDGVLDVLHVRFPPAAEEDTPAPNRLFRQQSDGTFVDVTETAGIGHEGYGQGVAIGDVDNDGDKDVYVTNYGADVFHRNNGDGTFALQEAGLSNDAWGTSATFGDYDRDGHLDLYVANYVQFDPETVCRGKHGAPDYCNPQVFEPAADRLFRNNGDGTFTDVSEQTGIAAMPGRGLGVVCLDLTGDGWADFYVANDGEANQLWVNQKDGTFTEEAILHGLAFNAYGQPEGSMGIAVGDVNGDTRPDLFLTHLSGETNTFYTTSTFSVFVDMTEMAGFAGRDLPFTGFGCGFVDFDNDADLDIALVNGRVKRGPVLESANTGEFWDFYAEPNLLFQNSQTTPVGGEKTPKQKHSFTDVSSRAPDFTRRIEVSRGMAFGDIDRDGDIDMVVSGLDNRLRFFRNDAPPPQHHYLSVQAITQNRDALGAHVTLQTPSRVLTGYVLSGTSYLSSSEPSVHFGLGEIDAIQTIEVHWQDGSRERFPGASINQRVVVYQGKGVSF